From Saccharomyces paradoxus chromosome IX, complete sequence, one genomic window encodes:
- the COA1 gene encoding Coa1p (Mitochondrial inner membrane protein~similar to YIL157C) codes for MLRLVTRGLPKLTHAAAKTVLVRGPLLHSFSTSTRFNNSVAEDEAKIVLKDKNRPLRIDRELPDPTTERRKRILGFVVFSVAIGSALSLIFNYEKTESPIISNTLYHLRRSPATRDILGESIEFDGIIPWVYGELNSVKGRINITFYIKGDKNVTGTVRLVADRNTHDEEFLIHEWSVTAAGKKIDLLSENSKRPI; via the coding sequence ATGTTAAGGTTGGTGACTAGAGGCTTGCCGAAACTTACACATGCTGCAGCTAAGACTGTGCTGGTGCGTGGTCCCTTGCTGCACTCATTCTCCACCAGCACTAGATTCAATAATAGTGTCGCTGAAGATGAGGCCAAGATCGTTTTGAAAGACAAGAACAGGCCTTTGAGAATTGACAGAGAACTACCTGACCCAACCACTGAGAGAAGAAAGCGAATACTTGGATTCGTGGTGTTTTCTGTGGCCATTGGGTCTGCACTATCTCTGATCTTCAACTATGAAAAGACGGAGTCCCCCATCATCTCCAACACGCTGTACCATCTAAGACGGTCTCCGGCGACTAGAGACATACTGGGTGAAAGTATAGAATTTGATGGTATCATCCCCTGGGTCTACGGTGAACTGAACTCTGTCAAAGGTAGAATTAACATCACCTTTTATATCAAGGGGGACAAAAACGTTACTGGGACCGTTAGGCTAGTTGCCGATAGAAACACTCATGACGAAGAGTTTCTGATTCATGAATGGAGCGTTACCGCTGCTGGCAAGAAGATCGATTTACTCTCTGAGAATTCCAAGAGGCCAATTTAA
- the AIM20 gene encoding Aim20p (similar to YIL158W), with product MSNVSVAVGTAVGIPIAVGIIVGLIFWCILQRRYKKEEARDADLEKLVMEEVAVSVYDGFKAEISSSSEDSTINEKKESQDLKPCVEKTARAGYTPAYRRQLNASMGILHPKKQSTTYINVPIIFSGEKVNYGMVRDPSDSFMYPLTLMRKETGTLRSASISNLSSSTNETDLHEEIKLDDPYENDFTNYTVNKREFIERLRPH from the coding sequence ATGAGCAATGTGTCGGTGGCAGTGGGAACAGCAGTTGGGATTCCAATTGCTGTGGGCATAATAGTAGGTCTGATATTTTGGTGTATATTGCAACGACGCtacaagaaagaagaagctagAGATGCAGATTTAGAAAAGCTGGTAATGGAAGAAGTGGCCGTGTCGGTATATGATGGTTTTAAAGCGGAAATTAGCAGTTCAAGTGAAGATTCTACgataaatgaaaagaaagaaagccAAGATCTTAAACCTTGCGTTGAAAAAACTGCCAGAGCTGGGTATACACCAGCATACAGAAGGCAATTGAATGCTAGTATGGGTATTTTGCATCCAAAAAAGCAAAGTACTACATATATTAATGTTCCCATCATTTTCAGCGGTGAGAAGGTGAACTATGGGATGGTCAGGGATCCTTCAGATAGTTTTATGTATCCATTGACCTTAATGCGCAAGGAAACGGGTACCTTGAGATCTGCTTCTATATCGAACTTATCCTCGAGCACAAACGAAACTGACTTACACGAAGAAATCAAACTGGATGACCCATATGAAAACGACTTTACGAATTACACTGTCAATAAAAGAGAATTTATCGAAAGGTTACGGCCACACTaa
- the UBP7 gene encoding ubiquitin-specific protease UBP7 (Ubiquitin-specific protease that cleaves ubiquitin-protein fusions~similar to YIL156W) encodes MLDDDKGTIMHPHITPFTPEYSNELLRRVQDLYHEDIKHYYPQLKLEKLLDLLEHTEYLFELYLDSMRHDRSNDALTAFIIGCYYVFLIIPQSLQFQTRNKSYSIYTDLKKMYENEMNMTNVVLMVKKEIGVVLDESVKHVVGIEHRITKKRAFSVPANDLSGQMASLSLETAVSQEHGLKGTSTEDDADQSSPVWTAPNLEPNDQLKLALLPEVIATPTFRESERKPSNPVRPSVLLEDVPCIYHENNTSSASFNPPFREITADRSVTHRKDSYHSVYMVDSDALKEDNDDLFNVENDGFIQSLDILQKQSIITAPELFSILSNRVEREKVLLIDLRIPQRSAINHIVAPNLVKVDPNLLWDKKTNTPIYKDDILEHLLNENENFINRDKFDYIVYYTDVKTFMTINFDYAFIFFYLMLTSQKTPLTTVPTTLLGGYEKWKKTLHSYAQEYHISIEDYLYRPYSQKARSQQQQHPDSQDSSSTKESSTKVPEPPSWKPPDLPIRLRKRPPPPPPVSMPTTPEIPPPIPPKIMVCPQDSSTSRKPPIPAKQHVKKEQPNSNEIIQRKKKHQYQHYDQRLLQLQPQRAYNIPTIERSPNVYVSLSITGLRNLGNTCYINSMIQCLFAAKTFRTLFISSNYKNYLQPMRNNRSHYSPKLSNSLSMLFNKMYLNGGCSVVPTGFLKVINQLRPDLKIPDDQQDTQEFLMILLDRLHDELSDQQHVANDYPNLLLYNADALKVSNNEYKHWFDKNVIGNGISPIDDIFQGQMENSLQCKRCGYTTFNYSTFYVLSLAIPRRSMKLSKLGRSTEKRVKLEDCINMFTSDEVLSGENAWDCPRCGPTASVSTSTSALENEPSIVKSKKKKSRFFTLHTGTKRRHLDFFGDSINEGNNNNNNTTTSERERSRSPFRMLGGSGKRSSSSTPFGNGGNDSNNTSDFKNKKLTTVKTINFVTLPKILVIHLSRFYYDLTKKNNTVITYPLILNIILKNNETLKYRLFGVVNHTGTLISGHYTSLVNKDLEHSVDIGRSKWYYFDDEIVKADKKHGSDKNLKISSSDVYVLFYERVYD; translated from the coding sequence ATGCTAGACGATGATAAGGGCACGATCATGCATCCACATATAACGCCGTTCACACCTGAGTACTCAAATGAACTACTGCGAAGGGTCCAGGACCTGTACCACGAAGATATCAAGCACTACTATCCGCAGTTGAAACTGGAGAAGCTGCTGGACCTTCTGGAACATACAGAGTACCTGTTTGAGTTATACCTGGACTCCATGCGCCACGATAGATCTAATGATGCGCTGACAGCGTTTATCATTGGGTGCTACTACGTGTTCCTGATCATTCCACAATCTTTGCAGTTCCAAACACGAAACAAGTCCTACAGCATCTATACAGATCTAAAAAAGATGTATGAGAATGAAATGAATATGACCAACGTTGTGCTCATGGTTAAGAAGGAAATCGGTGTAGTCCTAGATGAGTCGGTTAAGCACGTGGTCGGTATTGAGCATAGAATCACCAAGAAGAGGGCATTTTCTGTGCCAGCTAACGATCTTTCAGGTCAGATGGCTTCACTATCACTGGAGACCGCGGTATCGCAGGAGCATGGACTTAAAGGCACATCTACTGAAGATGACGCAGACCAATCTTCACCTGTTTGGACAGCACCAAACTTGGAGCCTAATGACCAATTGAAACTGGCTCTGTTGCCCGAAGTGATAGCAACACCAACTTTCCGTGAATCTGAAAGAAAGCCAAGTAACCCAGTGAGACCATCTGTTTTACTGGAAGATGTACCCTGCATATACCACGAGAATAACACTAGTTCTGCATCTTTTAACCCACCGTTTCGAGAAATCACCGCAGATAGATCAGTAACTCATCGGAAGGATTCTTATCATTCCGTTTATATGGTGGATAGTGACGCTCtcaaagaagataatgacgatcttttcaatgttgAGAATGATGGATTCATCCAGAGTTTAGATATTTTACAAAAGCAAAGTATAATTACAGCACCTGAATTGTTTAGTATATTATCGAATCGCGTTGAACGTGAAAAGGTTTTACTCATTGATCTAAGAATACCACAAAGGTCTGCGATAAATCACATCGTGGCACCTAACTTGGTTAAAGTTGATCCGAACTTATTGTGGGACAAGAAGACAAACACACCCATCTATAAAGACGACATATTGGAACATTTACTAAATGAAAACGAGAACTTTATAAACCGTGATAAATTTGACTACATTGTTTACTATACCGATGTGAAGACTTTCATGACTATAAACTTCGATTAtgcatttattttcttctatttaATGCTGACTTCCCAAAAGACTCCTTTAACCACTGTGCCTACTACTCTCTTGGGTGGATAtgaaaaatggaagaaaaccCTACACTCGTATGCCCAGGAGTATCACATCTCTATCGAAGATTACTTATATAGACCTTACTCCCAAAAGGCGCGCtcacagcaacagcaacatcCCGATTCTCAGGATTCCTCTTCCACTAAAGAATCGTCCACAAAAGTTCCTGAGCCTCCCTCCTGGAAGCCCCCTGACCTGCCTATACGCTTGAGAAAACGTCCtccaccaccaccacctGTATCGATGCCCACAACTCCGGAAATTCCACCTCCTATACCGCCTAAGATAATGGTTTGTCCACAAGACAGTTCTACCTCTCGAAAACCACCAATACCAGCAAAGCAGCATGTTAAAAAGGAGCAACCTAACTCTAATGAAATCatccaaaggaaaaaaaaacaccaGTATCAACACTACGATCAACGATTACTACAATTACAACCGCAGAGGGCTTACAATATCCCAACTATTGAACGAAGTCCAAACGTGTATGTTTCTTTGTCCATTACGGGACTAAGAAACTTGGGCAACACGTGTTACATTAATAGCATGATACAGTGCTTATTTGCTGCGAAGACATTTCGAACACTTTTCATTTCGTCCAACTATAAGAACTACCTTCAACCAATGAGGAACAACAGATCTCATTATTCTCCCAAACTTTCTAATTCACTAAGTATGCTTTTCAACAAGATGTATTTGAATGGTGGCTGCTCAGTTGTCCCAACAGGATTTCTCAAAGTTATCAATCAATTGCGTCCggatttgaaaattccTGATGACCAACAGGATACTCAGGAGTTCTTAATGATACTCTTAGATAGATTACACGATGAACTTTCCGACCAACAGCATGTAGCGAACGATTATCCgaatttattattgtatAATGCAGATGCCCTAAAGGtttcaaataatgaatATAAGCATTGGTTTGACAAAAACGTAATTGGTAATGGTATATCTCCtattgatgatatttttcaaggGCAAATGGAGAACAGCCTCCAATGTAAAAGGTGTGGTTACACGACTTTTAACTATAGCACATTTTATGTTTTATCACTGGCTATACCAAGACGTTCTATGAAGCTAAGTAAACTTGGTAGGTCTACCGAGAAAAGAGTAAAATTAGAGGATTGTATCAATATGTTTACAAGCGATGAAGTACTCTCTGGTGAAAATGCATGGGATTGCCCACGCTGTGGTCCTACGGCGTCTGTATCTACATCTACATCTGCATTAGAGAATGAACCATCCATCGTTAAgagtaaaaagaaaaaaagtcgATTTTTCACATTACATACAGGAACCAAGCGCCGTCATCTTGACTTTTTTGGAGACAGTATTAACGAAggcaataataataataataatacgACGACCTCTGAACGAGAAAGATCCAGATCACCTTTCAGGATGTTGGGCGGTAGTGGGAAAAGGTCTAGTTCTAGTACACCGTTCGGTAATGGTGGCAATGACAGTAATAATACGAGCGAttttaaaaacaaaaaattgactACAGTGAAAACGATAAATTTTGTAACTTTACCAAAAATCTTAGTCATCCATCTCTCTAGATTTTATTACGATTTGACCAAGAAAAACAACACCGTTATAACATATCCCTTAATACTAAACataatattgaaaaacaacGAAACTCTGAAATATAGGCTATTTGGAGTGGTCAACCATACAGGCACATTAATCAGTGGTCATTATACATCACTAGTAAATAAAGACCTTGAACACAGTGTGGATATTGGGCGTTCCAAATGGTAttattttgatgatgaaattgtcAAGGCAGATAAGAAACATGGATCTGataaaaacttgaaaatttcaagcaGCGATGTTTACGTGTTGTTCTATGAAAGAGTTTATGACTAA
- the BNR1 gene encoding formin BNR1 (Formin~similar to YIL159W): protein MDSSPNKKTYRYPRRSLSLHARDRASEARKLEELNLNDGLVAAGLQLVGVALEKQDTGSHIYMKQKNFSANDVSSSPVASEGMNRSEMDFNPKCMPQDAILVERLFDELLKDGTFFWGAAYKNLQNISLRRKWLLICKIRSSSHWGNKKIASTTTYSTHSATNELAENSHFLDGLIRNLSAGGMNLSKTLYKLEKFLRKQSFLQLFLKDEIYLTTLLEKTLPLISKELQFVYLRCFKILMNNPLARIRALHSEHLIRWFTELLTDQNSNLKCQLLSMELLLLLTYVEGATGCKLIWDQLSISFINWLEWFGKILADDIAIHTSLYLNWNQLKIDYSTTFLLLINSILQGFNNKTALEILNFLKKNNIHSTITFLELSYKNDPNSVVIMEQIKQFKAKESSIFDSMVQTTNDMSSLHPTKDIEKKESEPLCLEKCLLLKAKDSPVETPINEIIQSLWKILDSQKPYSESIKLLKLINSLLFYLIDSFQVPVNPSFDESFESAENVDYVFQDSVNKLLDSLQSDEIARRAVTEIDDLNDKIFHLNERLNLVENYNKDHLVTKLDESEALVSLKTKEIENLKLQLKANKRRLDQITTHQRLYDQPPSLTSSNLSVAGSITKNNSHGNLIFQNLTKKQHQQPKNSLPKRSTSLLKSKRIASLSSYLSDVNNENGSEDKSKDLSFQRSTSTINFNIPSMKNVANMQNVSLNSILSELEFSNSLSTQPNYQSSPVLSSVSSSPKLFPRLSSESLDNSIQLVSEVDNLPQLPPPPPPPLPQSLLTDAESTLKPDNVPSITAPAPPPLPDLFKNESCFAIPPPPPPPPLPESLSMNKESSNNDLVTPPAPPLPNGLLPSSSVSINSTTVNLKATSSEKRLKQIHWDKVEDIKDTLWEDTFQRQETIKELQTDGIFSQIEDTFRMKSPTKIANKKNAESSVASSSNNGKSSNELKKISFLSRDLAQQFGINLHMFSQLSDMEFVIKVLNCDNDIVQNVNILKFFCKEELVNIPRSMLNKYEPYSQGKDGKAVSDLQRADRIFLELCINLRFYWNVRSKSLLTLSTYERDYYDLIFKLQKIDDGISQLNRSLKFKSLMFIITEIGNHMNKRIVKGIKLKSLTKLAFVRSSVDQNVSFLHFIEKIIRIKYPDIYGFVDDLKNIEDLGKISLEHVELECHEFHKKIEDLVTQFQVGKLSSEENLDPRDQIIKKVKFKINRAKTKSELLIDQCKLTLIDLNKLMKYYGEDPNDKESKNEFFQPFIEFLAMFKKCAKENIEKEEMERVYEQRKSLLEMRTSSNKKSNGNDENEGEEVNTDAVDLLISKLREVKKGPEPLRRRKSTKLNEIAVNVNEGDVKTRKDEDHILLERTHAMLNDIQNI, encoded by the coding sequence ATGGACTCTTCCCCGAACAAGAAGACGTACCGCTATCCTCGCAGATCGCTGTCACTGCACGCGCGAGATAGGGCCAGCGAAGCCCGtaaattggaagaattgaatTTGAACGATGGGCTGGTTGCCGCTGGCTTGCAGTTGGTCGGGGTAGCGTTGGAGAAACAAGACACGGGATcacacatatatatgaaACAGAAGAACTTCTCTGCCAATGACGTTTCTTCGTCACCAGTGGCTTCCGAAGGAATGAACAGATCGGAAATGGATTTTAATCCGAAGTGCATGCCTCAGGACGCAATACTCGTCGAAAGACTGTTTGATgagcttttgaaagatggaacttttttttggggtGCTGCTTATAAGAATTTGCAAAATATCTCTCTACGGAGGAAATGGTTGTTAATATGTAAGATCCGTAGTTCCAGTCATTGGGGGAACAAGAAAATCGCTTCCACCACGACATACTCTACACATTCGGCCACTAATGAGCTGGCTGAAAACTCACATTTTTTGGATGGTCTAATTAGAAATCTTTCGGCAGGTGGCATGAACTTGTCGAAGACGCTATATAAACTAGAAAAATTCTTGCGAAAGCAAAGTTTTTTGCAACTTTTTCTTAAGGATGAAATTTACCTGACGACGCTGCTCGAAAAGACTTTACCACTAATATCCAAGGAGCTACAATTTGTTTATCTTCGGTGCTTTAAAATACTGATGAACAACCCCCTGGCGAGGATAAGAGCGCTCCATTCTGAGCATTTAATCCGCTGGTTTACCGAGCTTTTAACAGACCAAAATTCTAACTTAAAATGTCAGTTACTTTCCATGGAGTTACTTTTACTATTAACGTACGTCGAAGGTGCCACGGGTTGCAAGTTGATATGGGACCAGCTTTCGATATCATTCATCAATTGGCTAGAATGGTTTGGCAAAATCCTTGCAGACGATATTGCAATTCATACGTCCCTGTATTTGAACTGGAATCAATTAAAAATAGACTATTCGACGACTTTCCTACTGCTAATAAACTCTATCTTGCAAGGATTCAATAACAAGACTGCACtagaaattttgaattttttgaaaaaaaataatatccaTAGCACTATAACATTTTTAGAACTATCCTATAAGAATGACCCTAATAGTGTCGTCATCATGGAGCAAATAAAACAATTCAAAGCCAAAGAATCTAGCATATTTGACTCAATGGTACAAACTACTAATGATATGAGTTCACTTCATCCGACAAAAGatatcgaaaaaaaagaaagcgaACCTTTATGTCTTGAAAAATGTCTATTATTGAAGGCAAAAGATAGTCCTGTAGAGACACCGATAAACGAAATTATTCAGTCGTTGTGGAAGATCCTGGACTCTCAAAAGCCATACTCAGAATCCATTAAACTACtaaaattgataaattctTTACTGTTTTATCTTATAGATTCTTTCCAAGTACCAGTGAATCCTTCTTTTGACGAAAGTTTTGAGTCAGCAGAAAATGTGGATTATGTTTTCCAAGATTCTGTTAATAAATTGTTGGATTCTCTACAGTCTGATGAAATCGCTAGAAGAGCAGTCACAGAAATTGATGATCTTAATGATaagatttttcatttgaatGAAAGATTGAACTTGGTGGAAAATTATAATAAAGATCATTTAGTAACAAAGCTAGATGAAAGTGAAGCCTTAGTGTCCTTGAAAACTAAGgagattgaaaatttgaaattacaATTGAAGGCAAATAAGAGAAGACTAGATCAAATTACAACACATCAAAGATTATATGACCAACCACCTTCATTGACAAGTAGCAACTTGAGTGTTGCCGGTTCAATAACGAAAAATAATAGTCATGGTAATctcattttccaaaatttaaCCAAAAAGCAACACCAGCAgccaaaaaattctctgCCCAAGCGTTCAACAAGCCTActgaaaagcaaaaggaTTGCGTCCCTTTCATCATATTTAAGTGATgtaaataatgaaaatggtTCCGAAGATAAATCAAAAGACTTGTCATTTCAAAGATCTACGTCAACCATCAATTTTAATATACCTTCTATGAAAAATGTTGCAAATATGCAAAACGTCTCTCTAAATTCAATACTTTCAGAGTTGGAATTTTCAAATAGTCTAAGCACTCAACCTAATTATCAATCATCTCCCGTGTTGtcttctgtttcttcaTCGCCAAAACTATTTCCCCGGCTTTCTTCAGAGAGCCTTGATAATAGCATACAGCTAGTATCCGAAGTTGATAACCTACCTCAACTTCCTCCCCCTCCCCCTCCTCCGCTTCCACAGTCTCTTTTGACTGATGCAGAATCTACCCTAAAACCGGATAATGTTCCTTCTATTACAGCACCTGCTCCGCCACCTCTTCCAGATTTGTTTAAGAATGAAAGTTGTTTTGCAataccaccaccaccaccaccacctCCCTTACCTGAGTCCTTATCAATGAACAAAGAATCCTCCAATAACGACTTGGTTACTCCTCCAGCTCCACCTTTACCAAATGGTCTTCTTCCATCCTCCTCAGTGTCTATTAATTCAACGACGGTCAATTTGAAAGCAACCTCGTCTGAAAAACGCTTGAAGCAAATTCACTGGGATAAGGTAGAAGATATCAAAGATACGCTTTGGGAAGATACATTTCAACGCCAGGAAACGATCAAAGAATTGCAAACTGATGGTATATTCTCTCAAATTGAAGATACCTTCAGGATGAAAAGTCCAACTAAAATtgcaaataaaaagaacGCAGAATCTTCAGTTGCCTCATCTTCGAATAATGGTAAGTCTTCaaatgaattaaaaaaaatttcctttttatcAAGAGATTTAGCTCAACAATTTGGCATCAATCTGCATATGTTTTCCCAACTATCTGATATGGAATTTGTTATAAAAGTACTGAACTGCGATAACGACATTGTTCAAAATGTTAATATACTgaagtttttttgtaaagaaGAGTTAGTAAATATACCGAGAAGTATGCTTAATAAGTACGAGCCATATTCCCAAGGTAAGGATGGTAAAGCGGTAAGTGATTTGCAAAGAGCTGACAGAATATTTTTGGAGTTGTGTATTAATTTAAGGTTCTATTGGAATGTAAGATCAAAGAGTCTCTTGACACTGTCTACATATGAGAGAGATTATTatgatttgattttcaaattacaaaaaattgatgatggAATTTCACAGCTAAATCGTTCACTTAAATTTAAGAGTTTAATGTTTATCATTACTGAAATTGGTAATCATATGAACAAAAGAATTGTTAAAGGTATCAAATTGAAGTCACTAACTAAACTTGCCTTTGTTAGATCCAGCGTTGATCAAAATGTATCATTTTTGcattttattgaaaaaataataagaataaaatatCCTGATATATATGGTTTTGTGGATGATCTGAAGAACATTGAAGATTTGGGTAAAATCTCATTAGAACACGTCGAATTAGAGTGCCATGaatttcataaaaaaattgaggaTTTAGTTACTCAGTTTCAAGTAGGGAAGCTATCCAGCGAGGAAAACTTAGACCCGAGAGAtcaaattatcaaaaaggTCAAGTTTAAGATTAATCGAGCCAAAACAAAGAGTGAATTGTTGATTGACCAATGTAAACTAACTTTAATAGATTTAAATAAACTGATGAAGTACTACGGTGAAGACCCCAATGATAAAGAGAGTAAGAACGAATTTTTCCAACcctttattgaatttttggcCATGTTCAAGAAATGTGCCAAggaaaatatagaaaaggAGGAAATGGAAAGAGTGTAcgaacaaagaaaaagcttGTTAGAAATGAGGACAAGCAGtaacaagaaaagcaacggaaatgatgaaaatgaaggtGAAGAAGTAAACACGGATGCTGTTGATCTACTCATATCTAAATTACGTGAAGTGAAGAAGGGACCTGAGCCCctaagaagaagaaaaagtacaAAACTCAATGAAATCGCGGTTAATGTGAATGAGGGAGATGTGAAAACGAGGAAGGATGAAGATCACATCCTGCTGGAGAGGACCCATGCTATGCTGAACgatattcaaaatatctAG
- the POT1 gene encoding acetyl-CoA C-acyltransferase (3-ketoacyl-CoA thiolase with broad chain length specificity~similar to YIL160C), translating to MSQRLQSIKDHLVESAMGKGEAKKKNSLLEKRPEDVVIVAANRSAIGKGFKGAFKDVNTDYLLYNFLNEFIGRFPDPLRTDLKLIEEVACGNVLNVGAGATEHRAACLASGIPYSTPFVALNRQCSSGLTAVNDIANKIKVGQIDIGLALGVESMTNNYKNVNPLGMISSDELQKNREAKKCLIPMGITNENVAANFKISRKDQDEFAANSYQKAYKAKNEGLFEDEILPIKLPDGSICQSDEGPRPNVTAESLSSIRPAFIKDRGTTTAGNASQVSDGVAGVLLARRSVANQLNLPVLGRYIDFQTVGVPPEIMGVGPAYAIPKALEATGLRVQDIDVFEINEAFAAQALYCIHKLGIDLNKVNPRGGAIALGHPLGCTGARQVATILRELQKDQIGVVSMCIGTGMGAAAIFIKE from the coding sequence ATGTCTCAAAGATTACAAAGTATTAAGGACCATTTGGTGGAGAGCGCCATGGGGAAGGGTGAagcgaagaagaagaactcGCTGTTAGAGAAAAGGCCCGAAGATGTGGTAATTGTGGCTGCTAACAGGTCCGCTATCGGTAAGGGTTTTAAAGGTGCTTTCAAAGATGTAAATACAGACTACTTATTGTACAACTTTCTCAATGAGTTCATCGGGAGGTTTCCGGACCCTTTAAGGACGGATTTGAAGTTGATCGAAGAAGTTGCTTGTGGTAACGTTCTCAATGTCGGTGCCGGTGCTACCGAACACAGAGCTGCATGTTTAGCAAGTGGTATTCCCTACTCGACGCCATTTGTCGCTTTGAACAGACAATGTTCTTCAGGTTTAACGGCGGTAAACGATATTGCTAACAAAATTAAAGTTGGGCAAATCGATATTGGTTTAGCGCTGGGAGTGGAATCAATGACCAATAATTACAAGAACGTCAACCCCTTGGGTATGATCTCCTCTGACGAACTGCAGAAAAACCGAGAAGCGAAAAAATGTCTAATACCAATGGGTATTACGAACGAGAATGTTGCTGCCAATTTCAAGATCAGCAGAAAGGATCAGGATGAGTTTGCTGCCAATTCTTATCAAAAAGCCTATAAGGCAAAGAACGAGGGACTTTTTGAGGATGAAATCTTGCCCATAAAATTACCAGACGGTTCAATTTGCCAGTCAGACGAAGGGCCACGCCCTAACGTCACTGCTGAATCACTTTCAAGCATTAGGCCTGCCTTTATTAAGGACAGAGGCACTACAACTGCAGGTAATGCATCCCAGGTTTCCGACGGTGTAGCAGGGGTCTTGTTAGCTCGCAGGTCTGTGGCGAACCAGTTGAATTTACCTGTGCTAGGTCGCTACATCGACTTTCAAACAGTGGGCGTTCCACCTGAAATCATGGGTGTAGGCCCTGCATATGCCATACCAAAAGCCCTGGAAGCCACTGGCTTGCGAGTCCAAGATATCGATGTTTTCGAAATCAATGAAGCATTCGCGGCCCAAGCATTATACTGTATCCATAAACTGGGCATCGATTTGAATAAAGTAAATCCAAGAGGTGGTGCGATTGCGTTGGGCCATCCGCTGGGCTGTACCGGTGCAAGGCAAGTAGCTACTATACTAAGAGAACTCCAAAAGGATCAGATCGGGGTTGTTAGTATGTGTATCGGTACTGGTATGGGTGCCGCGGCTATCTTTATTAAGGAATAG